In Vicinamibacterales bacterium, the genomic window CTGGCGGGACGATTTTCAACTGACGCTGCACCTGCAAGACGAGGTGCGCATCACGCGAGCTACCGGCAACATCTTCCTGACCAACATCCACCGCGTGTACTCCGGCGACGAGATCCCGCCTTCGCCCGACGACGAGAACGCGATGGACTATTTTCTCGGCAAGCGGCCCACGGGTGCGACCACGGATTCTAAGGTGGACCTGGGGATGATCGTCCGTGACATTGACGAGTTGATGGTGTTGAACGACGAGGCACACCACATCCACGATCCGCGCATGGCGTGGTTCAAGTCCATTGAAGACATCCACAACCGTCTGAAACAAAAGGGGGCGGCGCTGTCGATGCAGGTGGATACGACGGCCACGCCCAAACACAACAACGGGGCGATCTTCGTGCAGACCGTGGCCGATTACCCGCTGGTGGAGGCCATCTCGCAGAACGTCGTGAAACACCCCGTCCTGCCGGACGCGCCGAGCCGTGCGAAGTTGAGCGAGCGACAGAGCGCGAAGTACACCGAGAGATACGCCGACTACATCCATCTGGGCGTCATCGAATGGCGCAAGGCGTACGCCGAACACGAGAAGATGGGCAAGAAGGCGATCCTCTTCGTGATGACCGACGACACGCGCAACTGCGACGACGTGGCGGAGTACCTGGAGGGGCACTACCAGGACTTGAAGGACGCCGTACTCGTCATCCACACCAAGAACAACGGCGACATTTCCGAAGCCGCTTCGGGCAAGGACAAAGACGAACTTGAAAGGCTGCGCAAGCAGGCCAACGACATCGACGGCACAGACAGCCCGTACAAGGCCATCATCTCCGTGATGATGCTCAAGGAAGGCTGGGACGTTCGAAACGTCACCACTATCGTCGGCTTGCGAGCGTACTCAGCGCCAGCCAACATCCTTCCCGAGCAAACGCTGGGCCGGGGATTGAGGAAGATGTATCCGGGCGGCGTGGAGGAGTACGTCAGTGTGGTCGGCACAAACGCCTTCATGGAATTCGTGGAATCCATTCAGGCCGAAGGTGTGGTGCTGGAGCGAAAGCCGATGGGCGAAGGAACAGGGCCGAAAACTCCGCTGGTCGTCGAGGTTGACAACGAGAACGAGAAGAAGGACATCGCCGCGCTGGACATCGAAATCCCGGTGCTCACGCCTCGCGTCTACCGGGAATACAAGAGCCTCAGCGATCTGGACATTACGGCGATGGCGCATCAGCGCGTGCTGTACTTGCAGTTCAGCGAGGCAGAACAGCGGGAGATCGTCTTCAAGGACATCACCACCGGCGAGATCACGCACACGACAATCCTCGACACCGCAGGCGTAGCCGACTACCGGAGCGTGATCGGCTACTTCGTGCAGATAATCATGAAGGATCTGCGCCTGGTCAGTGGCTATGACGTGCTGTACGGCAAGGTCAAGGCGTTCGTGCAGGTGGAGCTATTCGACCGGACGGTGGACCTGGAAGACCCCAACACCCTGCGCAACCTGTCGGAACTGGCTGCGACTCGGACGCTGATTGAAACGTTCAAGAAGGCGATCAACGCACTGACCGTCCGAGACAAGGGAGACGCCGAGATCCGGGACACGATCAAGCTGCGCCAGACCCGGCCTTTTGTGGCGCAGGATCAAGGCTACCTGGTCCCGAAGAAGAGCGTCTTCAACCGCATCATCGGCGACAGCCGCCTGGAGCTTCAGTTTGCAGCGTTCCTGGAGGATTGCAGCGATTTGGTGTCCTACGCGAAGAACTACCTGGCCGTGCATTTTAAGCTGGACTATGTGAACGCCGACGGCGGCATCTCCAACTACTACCCGGATTTCTTGGTGAAGCTGTCAGACCGCGAAGTGTTCATCGTCGAGACGAAGGGCCTGGCGGACCTGGACGTGCCCCTGAAGATGCGCCGACTGCGGCAGTGGTGTGAAGACGTGAACCGCGTGCAGACGGCTGTGACGTATGACTTCGTGTACGTGGACCAGGAGGGCTTCGAGCAGCACCGGCCCACGTCGTTCAGGAGCGTGGTTGCCGGTTTTCGGGATTACAAGGAGTAGGGACGACAATGGGGCCGGTGGCCAGGTTGACTCGGTAGGCTGCGTCGATAGTCGCGGACGGGCGCTGGCAAGATCGCTGGCCGGACACACAGGAGGTCACGGATGACGGTAGCCGCCCTTGTCCTGGATTACATCAAGGCTCTACTTTCGCCACAGGTCGTGGCTGGCGTGGTTGCCCTCGCCTTCGTCTTACGGTTTGGAGATGACATTCGAGGGCTGATGCGGCGGGTCGCGTCGATCAGGTTGCCTGGAGGTACCGAACTCTCGACTCCTCAACTTGGGCGCACGACAGACGACAAATCAGCCTCCAAGGAACCACCGGCTCTTACGGCAGGGGCAGCGCCCACGATTCCTGAAGGCCTACATCTCACGCCTGAGCAAGCAACGGCTGTGACTGAAGCATTCAGGGCAGAGCGGGCACGAGCGTATCTGTGGGAATACCGTTACCTAAACTACTTCCTGGTGGCCAACACACAGCGGGTGCTTGACTGGCTCGCTGGACTCCCGGAGCGCACGAGCTACGAGATGTACGATTCCTGGTGGCTACCTGTCATCCCGAATCCTAGCGAAAGACAGGCCATTATCAACGCACTCCAGGCTCACTACCTGGTCATGGTGCAGGACGGCAACCACCTGCTCGAAGTAACCCCGAAGGGCCGCGAGTACCTCACGTGGCGCGGTCCCATCGCGGTTCCGACAATGACAGGATGAACCAGCGAGCGTCCGCAGGAACAGGAACGGCAACCCATTCACGCCCTGTGCCGCCAGGTCGAGTAACAACATGGATCAGACCACTTCGATTCTCTCGCTGACTGTCGCGTTGCTCGCCGTAATCGCAGGGCCATTCGTCTCGTGGGTGATCACGCGGCGGACTCTCGCGTCATCCGAGCGGGTCGCTGTCCGGCAGGTGATCGCACCGATGCGGCAGGCGTGGATCAACGACCTACGAGCGCGGCTCGCTGAGTTGAGCGCGACCACCCAGCATTACTTTGTCGCTGGCTACGAGGACAGAACGGATAAGGAATACCGTCGCGTGGCGCAGTTGGAACAGGAGATTGTTCTGATGTTGAATCCGCTCGAAGCGGAGCATCAGGCCCTCCAGCAGACGATCCGAGAGTTGGTGTCCTCTCTGGAACGGGGAAAAGGGGCCGACGACAGCTTCATCGCCGCTCATGGTCGGACGACGGAACTCGGCAGGACCATTCTCAAGACCGAGTGGAATCGCGTGAAGACAGGTACGTAAGCGCGTCTGACCGCTGGTCTGGGCTGTCCCTACCCTTTGGCCGATCCTCACCATTTTTCGGCGGGGGTAGGGCACCTTCCGTCCAACCCTCGTTTTTTGGTCCGGGGGTGGGGGGTGGGTGTCGCTGCGGCGCAACTGCCCCTGATTCCTGGCGACCCGTCCCATGTCAACCTCGCCCGTAGCCGGAAGACCTGTTGCCGGTGACGATCAGCGGCTAATTGTCGTCGTCTCGGCTGTCGCGTCAATCGACGGTTACGGACACGCTTACGACGACAATCACAGGGAATCCCGCGCCTCCCTCCTTCGGACTCTCGGCTGAATCTGGCTCAGAATCAGCGTCACTACTGAACTTACATTCGAGAGGACTATGCCATGGCTCTTCCCCGCGTCCCTAGCGTTCGCCGACGCCTTCCGCTCCGAAATCCCGGCTTGTCCGGGTCTAATTTCCGTATAATCCGACCTTGTTTCGGCCACGGTAGCCGAAAATGCCACGCATATGGCGTAACAGCGAGCGCATCGTAGTTTCGCTGGATTCGTGGTCGTCGAAGTCCGATGGAGCCGATGCTATGTCGCCACAACACCGAGTCACGGTGACGCTCAGCGAACGCCAGATGGGGTTCCTGCGTACGATCAAGGAGCGTGATGGTATCTCAGAGCCTGAGCAATTTATGGAGGCACTCCGCCTCTGGTGCGAGTCGCACGATTACGGAGACGACCGTACAGAGGACCAAGAGGACTTGATGCGAGAGGCCGAGAGGATCGCCAGGCGGGCCAGGAACGCTCGGTCCAAGGAAACCAAGTCACGGTCCAAATGAACGATCCGTGTTCCGCGATCAAAGGCGGCCTGCGGTCACGGATCATCGGCACTGACGCAGCATCCGTACGAACGCATGATCCGCAGACCCTGACCTCCGGGTCACCGGAAGCGTATGATTCGGCTCGTAGCTGAATTGTTGGCCATTAAACGCTCGGGGGCATCTGATGCGCATTGCAAAGGACGGCCATACCATCGCATCGATTGAGGACTGGCACCGATACGCCCCTCCGAAGCGCAACATCCATTGGGCTGAAGGGCACAGCGCGTTCGAGTTGGCACGGGCCTGGTGCGGCACCGGCACAGCGGCCATGCCCGACGACTTACGCGCCCTCTTCGATTCAAGGGACAATACACGCGGCCTCTCGGTTGATCTGGTGACGCCTGAGCATCGGATCGTGTTCGACGCGCACGGCGGTGAACCTCGGAACGCCGACCTCGCATTCGTCGGACGCACGGCGACGACGACTGTCGCTGTCACCATCGAGGCGAAGGCCGACGAGCCGTTCGGCGCAACCGTCGCGCAGACGATGACGGATGCGCTTGAGCGGCTGATCACAACTCCCGCCAGCCACGGCGTGATGCGCGTTGCGGATCTCGTGCAAGCGATCTTGCCGGTTCGAGGGAAGGACCAGCCGAAGGTAGGCGACCTGCGCTATCAACTACTGACGGCGGTGGCCGGTTCTCTCGCGTATGCCCGCGAGAATCAGGCGGACCTCGCGGTGCTGATCATCCACCAGTTCGTCACGAGCAAGACACGGGACACGAAGCACGCCAAGAACGAACAGGACTACCGGGCGTTCGTGAATCGGCTGACCGGCGTTCTTCCCGAAGCACACGACACGACGCCAAGGCTCGGGTTGTTTGCTGTCCCCGGCGCTCCCCTGTTCGCCAGTGGTAGCCGTCTGTTGATCGGAAAGATCGTCACCAATTGCCGTCCAGCGCCCACCACCACGCCCTCGCACTAACCGAGTCTGCAATATGACGCCAAGACACCGCATATCGTTGACCGTCGGGTACGACGTGGAGATGCTGCTCCGCAAAGTCCGCAAACGAGACGGCATCGCGGAGGCTGAGCAGATCGGGCGCGGACTCCGCCTCTGGCTTGGGTCAAACTCGAACGGCGTCGGAATCGACGAACAGATCACCACGCGGAACGCGGCGACACACCGGATCATTGTGACCGTCGGCAGAGCCACGGAAGTTCTGCTGCGCGAGATCCGAGAGCGCGACGGCATCTCGGAGGCTGCTCAGGTCAATCGCGGACTCCAGCTCTGGTTTGACTCGCAGGGTTTCGGAATCGACGTTCAGAAAGCCCTTCGGAACGCAGCCAGGCTCAAGGCCAGGGCCGAGAAGCTGGAGGAGGAGTACGGTCCCATTGTGCTCGTTCAGCGCGAACGGAAAGAATGATCGGATATACGATGGCGGCTCGACCTTCAGCCGCATCATCCGCAGCAGAGTATCGTCGGTCGTCTCGGATTCCCGGAAGCCGCCGTTTCAAGCGTGACCCGCACACTGGAGGACGCCCTTGGCAGGCAACCACCTTGAGTCGCTAGTCGCTGAGTGGTACGAGTTCCGTGGGTACTTCGTCCGCCGGAACGTCCAGGTCGGCAAGCGGGCCAGCGGAGGCCACGAGTGCGAGTTGGACATCGTGGCGTTTCACCCCGAGCAGCGGTCGCTGGTGCATGTGGAACCGTCGCTTGATGGGGATAGCTGGGCGAAACGCGAACTCCGCTACCAGAAGAAGTTCGACGCGGGACGCCGACACATTCCCGACCTGTTCCCCGGCATGGCGATTCCGAAGCACATCGAGCAGATCGCGCTGTTCGTGTACGGGGGCGGCGAGAGCCGGACGCAGTTGGCCGGTGGACGGGTGATGTTCATAAGGGACTTCATGGCCGAGGTCCACGCGGGCATTTCGCACCGCAAGATTGCCAGCGCGGCCATCCCGGAGGAGTTCCCGCATCTGCGAACGCTTCAGTTCGCGGCACAGTACTGGAGCATCGGCAAGAAGACCGCCTAGGCCTCCCGCAGGCGACGGCAGACGCCGATAGCAGGCACCGTCTTAACGGAGCTTCAGGCATCATCCTGAACTGGTGTCGAATCCAAGGTCATGAGAACTCCGACAGTCCGGCACCGGACACACCGTCTCGCGGTGATTCCTCCTTCCGCCACCGTTACTCCGATGTCGGCATCGGCACCCTTGTCGGATACTGAGGCGCGGGCGATTGCCGAGGCTATCATGCTGCGGTTCGCGCACTACGCCAGACAGTACGACACCAAGAAGTACTGGCCGGAGGTCTACAAGCGCGTTCGGCGCGAGTTCCGCCAGCCGAACCGTGTGGCTTCTGGTACGCTACGTGAGGCGCTGCTCTGGAAGTACGGGCACCTCGGCAAACGCGACATCCCGCCAGCCCACAAGCGACTGATCGAACAACTCCAGCGCGGCTGGCCTGCTGCCTCCGCCGGGCTTCCTGGCGTGCCAGAAGATGCATTCGTTGTGCTGGATCGAGCCTTCGGGGGCAGAACGCGGTTCATCACGATGGCGTTCCTGCTCCACCTACTGCACCCTCGCGGCGTGCCGATCATCGACCAACACAACTTCCGGGCGGTCAATGCGCTGATGGCGAGCGTTAGGCCAGACTGGCGCGGAAAGAAGAAGCCCTCGGCGTACGGGGACATCATGTTCATCGCGGCATTCATGAGGGCGGTTCTCGTCGCGTGGGGCCGGTTGGACCCCGGCTCGGTTCCGACTGACCGGGAACTGGACAAGTTCTTCATGATGTACGGAAAGGCCATCAAGTAGCGTCGCCGGTGCGCTCAGCCACGGAAGGCCGCCCCTTCCACCACGAGTCGCCACTTCTGAGCCGTTTGGCGGAAATGTCCGTGGCCGAAAGTGTCCGTGGTGAAACGATGACAGCCCAGAGCAGTGACGACCAACCGGCGCGTCCAGCGGAGGCCGCTGCCGCCACAGACGCGGGGGCCGCAGAGGCTGACCGCTTCTTTAGGCTCTTGCGCCAGAAGACGGAGGCGTTTGTTGCCAGCGGTTTTCGGGAAGGGCACGCCCGAAGGCTGGCGGACCTGGAACTGCGGATCGCCCGGTGGCCGTCCGCATGGGGCGACGACTTAGTGGTCTTGATCTACGGAGACTTCAGTGCGCCACCGACGGAGTTGGACTTCCCTGACCTCGGCATCACGATTGAGCCGGAGCAAGTCACTACCAGCGACATTCGGACCGCGATGTGTGTTCTGAAGGCCCGCGTGAAGATCCCGGAGAAATCGGTCAAAGCGTTGGTGGACGCCGCAGCGCGGATCAGTACGCTCCTTGGAGCGCTAGCGGTGCTGAATTGGGGGAACTGCGGATTCGGCTGGTGGTCGCACTTGACCCACGGCCCAGACGGTGGGGTGATGCCGAAGCTGGAGCCGGATCGGGTCAAGAACGTGGTCGAAGCGCTTCGGAAGTTGCCGTTGCCCGTCGCACGGAAGCTCCAGTCGGCGCTCTATTGGATTCGTGAACCGCGCCAGCTATTGATGGAAGGATACCGGAGCGATGCTCTTCGCGTATACGCAGGGTACTGGAACGCCTTCGAGTGCCTTGTAGAGGCTGTGTGCCTTCTCCGTCCTCAGCCCACACTGGGGAAGGCCGAGAAACAGGCAGGCATCGATGCGTTCGTCGCGGTAAGGAAAGGCAAGCTCGACGCCGCTGCGATTTCAGAATGCTACAAACAGTTCGTCGATGCGGGGTTCGTCGCCAAGGCGAGCCACGCGCTCCGGGTCTGCTTCCCCGAACGGGCGGATCAGTATATCGTGGAATGCTTCCGCATGAAGCCGGAGCAGGACCGGCTGTACAACATCCGAAACGCCATAAACCACGGCGATGTCGATGCGGACGACCCTAACGAACTGCTGCGGGTAGAGGACCGGCATAGCAGGTTGTGGATGATCGTATTCGGAATGCTCGGGTTGATTATCCCGATTGACCGTCCGCGTGATGAACGGTAGCCAAATGGCGCATGGCTGACCGCAGCGTCGTCACTTCCAATCGTAAGAGCACTCACGGGTGAGGCTCGGGGACTTCATCGAAGACGACTAGCGACACCCGACGATTTGCAACGAGCTTCCATCCCACTGGCGACGGAAACGCGCCAGCGGCATCGTCGTCGGTCGCCGGTGCGTGCGCGGGTTCTGGGAATCGAGAAACGACACGGTGTCAGCCGATACATCGATGACGACGATCCAGTGACCGCGTGTGCCCCACCGCCACACGTTGCTCCCCATCCCCACTATGACAGGCGCTCGCCGGAGACGACGCTCCAGGATCGTCCAGGTGTTGCGCGACTTGCTGTTGGTGGTTCGGTAACGGATGGCCTGTCGTCGGAGGTAGCCGGTCACGTCGTCGAGTGTGACACCCTCTGGTCTTCGACGGCCCGACTCGGAGTTGAGGACGTAGACGCCGAGTGCCTTGCGGAGATCACCATAGGACGGCACCCGCTTTCGG contains:
- a CDS encoding DEAD/DEAH box helicase family protein yields the protein MALHKDFPQSPHAILDPGIRWFPADEALRESSMEKLMPPLVAMLRRKVKEFRDSGYLGASDTSRSLLNWWFNTSHLVPRADGTVAQFQYFFAQREALETLIYLYDVVGVKDKHDLMRFDATGLVSGGMFDETWRRFVIKMATGSGKTKVLSLALAWSFYHKLYEPDSELARNFLVITPNIIVLDRIYRDFQGLRIFFDDPVLPDNGFDGRNWRDDFQLTLHLQDEVRITRATGNIFLTNIHRVYSGDEIPPSPDDENAMDYFLGKRPTGATTDSKVDLGMIVRDIDELMVLNDEAHHIHDPRMAWFKSIEDIHNRLKQKGAALSMQVDTTATPKHNNGAIFVQTVADYPLVEAISQNVVKHPVLPDAPSRAKLSERQSAKYTERYADYIHLGVIEWRKAYAEHEKMGKKAILFVMTDDTRNCDDVAEYLEGHYQDLKDAVLVIHTKNNGDISEAASGKDKDELERLRKQANDIDGTDSPYKAIISVMMLKEGWDVRNVTTIVGLRAYSAPANILPEQTLGRGLRKMYPGGVEEYVSVVGTNAFMEFVESIQAEGVVLERKPMGEGTGPKTPLVVEVDNENEKKDIAALDIEIPVLTPRVYREYKSLSDLDITAMAHQRVLYLQFSEAEQREIVFKDITTGEITHTTILDTAGVADYRSVIGYFVQIIMKDLRLVSGYDVLYGKVKAFVQVELFDRTVDLEDPNTLRNLSELAATRTLIETFKKAINALTVRDKGDAEIRDTIKLRQTRPFVAQDQGYLVPKKSVFNRIIGDSRLELQFAAFLEDCSDLVSYAKNYLAVHFKLDYVNADGGISNYYPDFLVKLSDREVFIVETKGLADLDVPLKMRRLRQWCEDVNRVQTAVTYDFVYVDQEGFEQHRPTSFRSVVAGFRDYKE